The DNA window TGTCATGGCCTGCGGTTATGGATCTTTCAACTTCGTTTAGGAGAAatcgtgttttaaaaaaaatatatattttattaaagttctGTATTTCAAATGCTACAAAGCCCATGAGCCTCTGTGCCTGTTATCGCGGCGATAGTGTGGGTCAGAGCATGTGGAAACAAAGAATTATGGGTACCATCCTCGTTGGCTGGTTTAGCTTTATATCAGCAAAATGGTGGACATGCTGAAAATTGAGATTGTGATTGGATGATTCCCAACACAGTGGTCTTTGGGACTGGCAGCTTATGTACCTTCTGAAATGGCTATTGCAAATTTTTTTTGAGGTGATTATTCAACCGGGAGAGTTTCATGCCCGTCCAAGGTTGGGAAACGCATCTGACAGTCGAGGTGAAAAGTGAAGGGAGACTAAGCCCTTTGAAATGACCACGCCCACACTTCCgctctgtgtgtggagggtgttgAGGTGGGTACAGGGCTTCGCTGGGCTGCTTCTGCAAGCTCCCCGGCTCAGCGGCCTGTTCCGCAGCCATCGCAGCCTGAGTCTACCACAGCCCCTTTCCGCCTTCATTATCCCTGAGTCTACCACAGCCCCTTTCCGCCTTCATTATCCCTGAGTCTGCCACAGCCCCTTTCCGCCTTCATTATCCCTGAATCTACCACAGCCCCTTTCCGCCTTCATTATCCCTGAGTCTGCCACAGCCCCTTTCCGCCTTCATTATCCCTGAGTCTGCCACAGCCCCTTTCCGCCTTCATTATCCCTGAATCTACCACAGCCCCTTTCCGCCTTCATTATCCCTGAGTCTGCGCGTCTCTGGCACCGAAGGGTTAATGAGCTGGGGgaaggagctggggggggggggggctgcttgcCACTCTAGAGTGCTGAATAGGGGCATGTTTATGAAGACGAATGGGCAGAGAGATGAGTTTTAGGCGTGAGATGGGTAATTCTCTGAGGAGCTgtagtgtgggggagggggaggggagaggagggagggggaggggctgggagaTGGAAGGCCCCCTCCGCCTCTGGCAGCGACTTCCGTCCTCGTGTCTGACTGGAATGTGAGGCATTTCTGCAcggggggctcggggggggggggggggtgtccctcCCCTGTACTGCACCACACAGCCTTGGTCCCACTGGCCTCCCACCTGCCCCGCTCTTCAGCCCAAGTTCCTGTGCGTTTCAGACCCTGCCAAAGATCTGCGTgcgctctgtccctctctctccctccctttctccgtctttctctctctctccctccctttctccgtctttctctctctctccctccctttctccgtctttctctctctctccctccctttctccctctttctctctctctctccctccctttctccctctttctctctatctccctctcaccctatctccctccctctttctctctctcccttcgcAGGCATTTTTCCGGGTGCATAATTTATGGATTTTCTAATTCCTGTCAGCCTGGGGTCTGAGCTCCTACTGGCTGGTACTTACTCCCAGggaccggaggggggggggggggggctcagtaCATTATCGCCTACATCCTGCTTTTATAGGCCTGGCACATTTGACAGGAGGTTTTATTTGGACTCCAGGGAAACGGCGGGGAGTTGTTCCCCTGCGGGTGCCGATGGAGGGCGGGTTGGGGGAGTtgagtggggtttgggggggggccgCCGTACGCTCGAACCCTTCTGAAGTCACATGGGGGCGTGTGGCTAGgccacatggggggggggggggggggggtgttggcggCTGCGGAGGCTTGTTTACGGGATCAGTGTCTCTGCTCGCCACGCTCGCTGCTCCTGTGAGGTGATTGGTCGTAATCTCGTGCTGCTTCACATGACTCCACGGCGGACTTTGCccgaccctcccccccctggTGTGTAGTTCCAGCAGTATTGGCACTCGACCCTGTCCCTGgatacccccccgcccccgctctcCTAAGAGGAACATGCCTCAATCTGTTGCGCGTAACGTGAATTTCACGTTCCCTTTTAGGGGGCGTGTCTCGTGGGTGGCGCTAACTGACCTCAGAACACTCTGCAGGTTTGCCCAAGCAGACCTTTCCTATCGCAGCCCGAGCTAAAAATACaagagggggcaggggcgggggcaggggcaggggcaggggcaggggtgggggtgggggtgggggtgggggtgggggtgggggcagggggtgcgGTTGGCATTTCCTGCAGACCCTGGACCGCCAGCCTCAGGTCTGCAGCTGGGGTTACAGATAACCAAGCAGGgacacgtttatttatttattccattttaattaatattgaaaTACTAGGCGCTGTGTGGCTCAGGTGTGGGCGGGTGGAGATCTGCTTCCTCACCTGAGTGTGTTTCTCAGGGGTGGGGCTGTGGACTCTGACAGCGGCACTCATGCCTGGACTTGAGTGAATCAcaaccacctccccccccctctgcctggTAAggtagaggttgcaggtttgattcccgggtgggGCCAAGACTTCTTACAACTCATCACAGCACTTAACCTGAGTGAAGTGTTTGCCTTGGGTTGTGTTTGAGTaaaatgtgctctgtgtgagtcgctctggataagacctgAAATACTGCACTGTGCAGCTGAGGAGAGCTCTGaataggggggggggagttagggttagggtgctgTTGGGTTAGGATgctgttgggttagggttagggtgctgttgggttagggttaggatgcTGTTGGGTTAAGGTTCGGGTgctgttgggttagggttagggtgctgTTGGGTTAAGATGCTgttgggttaggtttagggtgctgttgggttagggttaggatgcTGTTGGGTTAGGGTGCTGTTGGGTTATCAGGGAAGCGCGTCCTTGTCTTGCTGTGACCCGCTCTGTGTGCGGACCCGCTCTGTGTGCGGTCTTGCTGTGACCCGCTCTGTGTGCGGTCTTGCTGTGACCCGCTCTGTGTGCGGTCAGCGATTCCTGCCCAGACGGCCGCTCCCCAGCCTCTTATCTCAGGTAAActttgctcctcctcctgcccacCGTCCCCCTTCCACAATTCCCAGAAACGAACCGTAGCCAGATTTATGTTCGCTGATACGGCGCTGGGGGTGGGCATCATGGTGAACTTCAGCCCCGAGTTTCAGTCATTAAACCTGCACTGGAGCCCTCTGCTAATTGTATTAAACCGGGCAATGGTCAAGTTAAGAAGTGCTGAATACTGCAGAGTTTTGTGGTTCGTTATTCCTGTAGTGCGGAAGGCTGCTTGAGCACACGGacacattttgccattttattccGTTAGGAATGAGCAGTTCCCGTGGCTCTtagtttcaatttaaaaaactgaaaataataactTTCTGTGCTGTTCCCAGTTCCTGGTAGAGTTGTAGCCATGGAAACGGAACGGTGACCAATGACAGGATGGCTGTCGGGTCTTTGTCCGGGTTGAGGGCAGACTGTTGTGTTTCCGTTTGAGGGGGCCTCAGACCTGTGAAGGAACCGCTGCCATGTTTGCCTCCACAATAACTGCCTGTGTTTGCAAATATCACAgaaacatattcatgtttgcaCGTGTTTAATACCCCTGTTTCAGACACAGTGATGTGATTATTTAGGTCCCTTTCCACGGCAGTGTAATTATAGTGTGATATGATAGTGATGCTCGTGGCTGGTGGAGTCTGCCTCTTTCATGCTGAAATACTGCCCCTCCAGGGttttacttcctgtttcccccGACAGCGGAGAAAGGCCACAGTCTCTCTGCCAATGGGGCGTGAGGTTTCTTTCACTTTACATACCTGttcacacctgtacacagcTGATTGTATGCATGCGCTGGGTCTGTAAAGGTGGATATCAGACATGCGCTGGGTTTGTAAAGGTGGATATCGGACATGCGCTGGGTCTGTAAAGGTGGATATCGGACATGCGCTGGGTCTGTAAAGGTGGATATCGGACATGCGCTGGGTTTGTAAAGGTGGATATCGGACATGCGCTGGGTTTGTAAAGGTGGATATCGGACATGCGCTGGGTCTGTAAAGGTGGATATCGGACATGCGCTGGGTCTGTGAAGGTGGATATCGGACATGCGCTGGGTTTGTAAAGGTGGATATCGGACATGCGCTGGGTCTGTAAAGGTGGATATCGGACATGCGCTGGGTTTTGTAAAGGTGGATATCGGACATGCGCTGGGTCTGTAAAGGTGGATATCGGACATGCGCTGGGTCTGTGAAGGTGGATATCGAACATGCGCTGGGTTTGTAAAGGTGGATATCGGACATGCGCTGGGTCTGTGAAGGTGGATATCGGACATGCGCTGGGCTGGTGTGTTTATTGGTGACTTTttcacactgtttattttcttccccttttGAAAAAGATTTATTGTAGAAATTTCATTGACTAAATACTCATAATAGATAGCTATAATATAATGACTCCTATGATGACACGATAATCCCTATCATAATCTAAGAATAACACCTGTGATAGAACGATGACAGCCCAGATGATGATCATTTTATGATCATATTGATCATCTGCAATGGTGCTCAAGAGCCCTTATTCTGTATTGAGTTTTGCAGGCGCTTTTGTATAGAGTGACTTGCACTCTTGACGTTCTTTTACAAACAATCGatctatacagctggatatttactgaagcagttcactTTAAACATCCTCACTGGCAGAGATTAGAGCCGTCTCCTGGGAGTGGAGCCGGGCCAAATCTCGGACCCAATCTCAGGCCCTTAACGGTTGTACTGCACTACTGGCCACACTGCTGGAACTGACTTTAACTGCAATCATGTTGACATGCCGAACGTGGCCAAAAACAGAGACCTTTAACATGCTGAAGGGACCTCACCCACAGAGCAGTGCTGGGAGATTGTgctgcggggggggaggggttgggttagggttgggttggAGGACTGCCAGCTCTTCACACGAGGTTTTTATACGCTCAGGCTGTCCTCCTTACTGTGCCGTCTGTACCGTGCTGAGGAGGTCTTCCTCAGTGGTGACGTTGGCTGCTGTGGGTTCTGCTCTTACTAGCCTGTTCCTCAGTGGTGACGTTGGCTGCTGTGGGTTCTGCTCTTACTAGCCTGTTCCTCAGTGGTGACGTTGGCTGCTGTGGGTTCTGCTCTTACTAGCCTGTTCCTCAGTGGTGACGTTGGCTGCTGTGGGTTCTGCTCTTACTAGCCTGTTCCTCAGTGGTGACGTTGGCTGCTGTGGGTTCTGCTCTTACTAGCCTGTTCCTCAGTGGTGACGTTGGCTGCTGTGGGTTCTGCTCTTACTAGCCTGTTCCTCAGTGGTGACGTTGGCTGCTGTGGGTTCTGCTCTTACTAGCCTGTTCCTCAGTGGTGGCGGTGGCTGCTGTGGGTTCTGCTCTTACTAGCCTGTTCCTCAGTGGTGACGTTGGCTGCTGTGGGTTCTGCTCTTACTAGCCTGTTCCTCAGGGGTGGCGgtggctaacggctaacggctaGCCTCTGGGGACTCCTGCACCCCACGCGGTCCAGCATCGTCTCACCTGCTGCTTCTGTTCCTCCGGCAGGTCTCATCTGCTGGTGGGGTCTGATTCCTCAGTCCCTGCTCACCCTCGATTGTTCCTTCACAGCTTTATGTGAACCGTCATCGGACGCCTGGACATCGGGAATGAGCTTTCACAGGGATAGCTTTCCTCATCTGCACATAAACCATCTCCCAACTTCACTCTCTGTTTGTGACCTCATTCTGTTGATAAGATACCAATGTTGCTTTATAACAGTCGTAACCAAACCTGTTCCTCCTGGAGATCCacagtcctgcaggttttcactctctaacaaagcacacctcattctacagctagagatcttgttgagctgctaattcgTAGTCAGGTAGCTAAATTGTGGTTgaagtgaaagcctacaggatggtggagCCCCTGGGTGCCACTGCTTGACAAGCCGAGGCAGGTAACATTAGCTGCATGCGTAACCTTGGTCTGGTTCTGGCGAGGCCTTGATGTGGGTGTCGATGCTTCTTTGTTGTTtagcaggaggaggggctgggtTGTTGCCAATCAAAATGATGACCTTGTGAATAGCAAATGCATTGGAAAAACTAGCCTTTGAAATGCAGGTTTTCCTTTACCGTATTGATTTGAGAATTCCCGCGTgtcctgcaggagctgctggctCCATGGATGTTTCATTTATAGCTCCTGGGGGGGGAAGCAAGCAAACCGAAAGGAATTTCACTGGCTTAGATCTGCCCAGCTAGTTGCTGTAAATATGTGCAGTGGATACACACTAGTGTCAGGAAGAAGGAACTTAATTGGCTGGGTGTGAAGACTGTGTGCTGCGCTAATGCTAACTTAGCCAGTGTTCTGAGTTTAGAATGGAGGGAATCCTGAACTGGCTTTGACTGAAACAGACAAACTTAGTAACTCCTTAATTCTGTTCTCTGCCTTCATTGGGCCGATCATACAGTATACAGGGGGATTCATGAAGCTGTTAGACTTTCTCGTTGCGGCTGTTAAAAAGGCAGAACTACTGGCAGTTGGATATGGGCTTGCTCTGTTTCCTGGGGGTCTTtccttcccacaatgctctcctgtctctctggctCAGTTGGACCGGCCTGGGAACCACTGCCCCCATGCACTGATGGGGAATACAGCTGATTGGTTCAGTGAGTGCAGgttggggacactgtgctgtaagaATCGAGCTGATTGGTTGAGTAAGTGCTGTTTGGGACACTGTGCTATAAGAATACAGCTGATTGGTTGAGTGAGTGCAGGTTGGGTCATGTGTTGGAATGGTGACTTTTCCACACTTCTCGGGTGACGTCTCCTCTCATTCCTCCAAGCGTCTGCGGCGTAAATACTTCTGTTTCCTCCTGATTTACGGCCTCCCCTGGAATGCTGCTCGTTCATCACACTTGAAGTTCACACCTCAGTGCTTCAGATTATTTGCATATACAGTGTTTAACTGATGAATATTAAAATCTATAACTGGAGCTTTTCCACCACCCTCCAGAAAGCGATATACAAAGTTCAGTGCAgttcacacacagcagggtTTGTTATGATGAACCTGCCACAGGCCTTTAGCCTGGTAGCCTCTCCTGCGCAGGACTTCACAGCCTGGTGAGTGGTGGGTAAGTGGGCTGTGTAACATTCATACATTAACATTAGCTTGTGCTTCACCCAGAAATAGACATTTTCACATGCCGGTGTGAGGTGAAACGTGTgcgcgtgcggggggggggggggggggtcgggtcgGATTCGGACGGGCGCAGGGAGAGTTACCGAAGCCCCCCCAggcagaagaagagctggcaCTCGATCGGGTTCTGCCACACcccccctgctgtgtgtgcaggttctcAGTCTCAGGTTTCTCCtaatccgcccccccccacacagacaaTGGGGGGCCTGGCCATCGCTTCGACCCAAATGCAAGGAACACTGAGGGAGCGGAGCGAGATTACAGGAGCTACTGTTTCACCTCCcggcgtgtgtgtgcctgtgtgtgcgtgtgcgcgcgcgtgcgtgtgtgtgtgtgcctgtgtgtgtgtgtgtgtgtgcctgcgtgcgcgcgcgtgcgtgtgtgtgtgtgcctgtgtgtgtgtgtgtgtgcgcgcgtgtgtgagtgtgcctgtgtgtgagagagagagactttctCTCTCATATTCAGGGCTTTAGCAGGCCTGTGAAGCCTGGATCTCTGCTCCTCGGTTTGAGCCGCAGTGTGTCTGAGCGTACAGGAAGTcactgggggctggggggcaggggggctggggggctggggggcggggtgaaaGGGATTGATTTCTGTCCCACCCTCTGCGTTGCGCTCACCTGCAGAACGAGCGGTGTCATGCGCCAGCCTCGTGGTGGGTGAGGCCCGTGCGTTTGTGGGGCGGGTGGGTTTGTGTTTGGGCTGGGTCTGGGGGGCGATGTGGGTCTGTGTTTGGGCTGGGTttgtggggcggggtgggtctGTGTTTGGGATGGGTTTGTGGGGCGGGCTGGGTCTGTGGGTCGGGTGGGtctggggggcggtgtgggtcTGTGTTTGGGCTGGGTttgtggggcggggtgggtctGTGTTTGGGATGGGTttgtggggcggggtgggtctGTGTTTGGGCTGGGTCTGGGGGGCGGGATGGGtctggggggcggtgtgggtcTGGGGGTCGGTGTGGGTCTGGGGGTCGGTGGTATCTACAGCTGCGTCAGTCCAGATTGTATCAGCAGCGGAGGTCTGCATCTTTCAGTGGCcctataaatattttactgggGCACTTGCTGCAgtctttggggggtgggggcgtggaggtggggtggagggggggtgctgtgcTCTTTGTTTCTGAGAGGGCTGTAGGCTTTACAGCTCTTTGGAAAGCAGCTGAGTATTGCCTCAGAATAATTACAGGGTAGGGGGGGGGAGCTCTTTGACTTAAGCTTCACATCGTTTATTCTGCCCCGGGCAGATCACCCAggatttgtgcatttttgttattgttgttgtgcAGGCCTAGCTTCTGCGCCTTCATCCCTATAACCCAACATGGACTGTCCCTTTAACCCAACACGGACTGTCCCTTTAACCCAACACGGACTGTCCCAATTTAACCCAACACAAACTGTACCTTTAACCCAACACGAACTGTCCATTTAACCCAACACGAACTGTCCCTTTAACCCAACACAGACTGTTCCAATTTAACCCAACACAAACTGTACCTTTAACCCAACACGAACTGTCCCTTTAACCCAACACAGACTGTTCCAATTTAACCCAACACAGACTGTTCCAATTTAACCCAACACGAACTGTCCCTTTAACCCAACACGAACTGTCCCTTTTTTACAACATGGACTGTTCCCTTTCACACAATGACCGTCTAGAAACCATTTCCAGTTTGGCAACACTCGACCAAGCAGCTTTATTTCAAAGCCCTGTACGTCCAATGGCTAATGAATGCATGCAGATAGTAGCTGTAGCTATTCAGGACAGTTCATCTCTCGTGCTCTCCAGGCTCTAGtaatacatgcatatttaaaaaggcATCTATTGTGCGGACAGAAGTGCATGTAAGGCTGCATTTCATTCATACATTCTTTATAGATAAAGGTGGATGATAATTGGCCGATGTGCTCCATTTATAAAGAGAATTGGGCCCCCAGGAGTAAATCAGTTTAACAAATGATGGAATTCATGACAGACTGAGGACTTAGGGATTTACAGTGGAGCATCACTGTTTTACGGTGCTATTTTAATGttgtcctgtgtgtgagtgtgtgcgcgcgcacgtttgtttgtgtgtgcgtgtgtgtgtgtgtgtatcagagtGTGAGTGGTTCTCTGCTGGTTTCTTAGCCTGGCCCTGGTGATCTCAGTGGGGCTCTGGTGTGGGTGCCACTCTGGAAGCTGAATGTTTTTTGCGTTTGATGTTTAATGCTTTGCGTGCCTCttgcaggtgtacaggtgtaggAAGAGAAGGTGGAAATGGAACTGCCAAATCATGCCAAACAAATACTGCTACAGCTGAACCAGCAAAGAGCCAAAGGTTTCCTGTGTGACGTGATCATCGTGGTGGAGAACGCCCTCTTCCGGGCGCACAAGAACATCCTGGCGGCCAGCAGCATCTACTTCAAGTCCCTGGTGCTTCACGACAACCTGATCAACCTGGACACGGAGATGGTGAACCCGTCCGTGTTCCGGCAGATCCTGGACTTCATCTACACGGGCAAGCTGCTGTCCTCGGAGCCGAGCAGCGAGCAGAACTTCACCGCCCTCCTGACGGCGGCCAGCTACCTCCAGCTGCACGACCTGGCGGCGCTCTGCAGGAAGAAGCTCAAGCGCAATGGGAGGGTGGTCCCGGGGAAGCCCAGCGCCCCCGGGGGGGGCCGCCCCCTCCGCGCCCCGAGGCTGTCGGCCACGCCCACGGGGCACAAGCGCTTCCCCGGGTCCGACTGCGAGAGCAAGCCCCCCGACGACCGGCTCAAGGACAAGCTGTCCGACGACGAGCTGTTCGTGGGCGGCGGCCTGcagcccggctccgcccccctccgccgCTCTGCGGGGAAGAACGGCAGCAGCGGCAACCTCAGCTCGGGGAGCGGCGGCGACCAGGAGCTGGGCCTGGACCTGTCCAAGAAGAGCCCGTCCGACAGCACCGCCACAGAGGAGGTGAGCCCCAACAGCCTGGCCCAGGGGTCCCCCCAGTCCGCCTGCGCCTCCACCGCCAACAGTGCCTCCTTCGAAGACTCCGCCCCCAACCCGCCGGGCCTGGACGGCGTGGAGCCCATGGATGtgagcgggggggcggaggagaagAACCCGACCCCCCCGGACGCCGGCCAGCCGCGCAAGAGCTCCCGCCAGGTGGCCCGGAAGAAGGAGTGGCCCAAgaaggaggggggcggggccaagggCGAGGAGAGGGCGGTGCCCAACGGCGTGATCGTGGGGCCCAAACCGGGGGAGGGCCACTGCGGCAGCAGCGGGGGGGGCAGCGGCAGCAGCTTCGCCTCCGACCACTCCTTCCAGtgcaaggaggaggaggaggaggaggcgaacGGGCAGGAGCACAGCGAGGAGAGCGGGCAGAGCgacggggagggcggggctgggggcggagccgggggcggggccgggggcgggcaCTCCAGCGCCAACTACGTCTACCGGCAGGAGGGCTTCGAGCCGGCGTTCGGCGACAACCTGTACGTGTGCATCCCCTGCGGCAAAGGCTTCCCCAGCTCGGAGCAGCTCAACGCCCACGTGGAGACGCACACCGAGGAGGAGCTCTACATCAAGGAGGAGGGCACCTAcgtgaaggaggaggaagaggaggaggcggaggaccTGTCCGCCAGCACGCCGGCCTTCGGCGCCGGCtccgagccccgccccttcaAGTGCACGGTGTGCAGCAAGAGCTACAAGGACCCGGCGACCCTGCGGCAGCACGAGAAGAGCCACTGGCTGACCCGGCCCTTCCCCTGCAACATCTGCGGCAAGATGTTCACGCAGCGCGGCACCATGACCCGCCACATGCGCAGCCACCTGGGCCTCAAGCCCTTCGCCTGCGAGGAGTGCGGCATGCGCTTCACCCGCCAGTACCGCCTGACCGAGCACATGCGCGTGCACTCGGGCGAGAAGCCCTACGAGTGCCAGCTCTGCGGCGGGAAGTTCACACAGCAGCGCAACCTGATCAGCCACCTGCGCATGCACACGTCCCCGTCATAAGCCAAAGACTgcagcccctcctcctgcaaacgcatgcacacatgcaagcatgcacaca is part of the Anguilla anguilla isolate fAngAng1 chromosome 10, fAngAng1.pri, whole genome shotgun sequence genome and encodes:
- the LOC118206581 gene encoding hypermethylated in cancer 2 protein-like, whose protein sequence is MELPNHAKQILLQLNQQRAKGFLCDVIIVVENALFRAHKNILAASSIYFKSLVLHDNLINLDTEMVNPSVFRQILDFIYTGKLLSSEPSSEQNFTALLTAASYLQLHDLAALCRKKLKRNGRVVPGKPSAPGGGRPLRAPRLSATPTGHKRFPGSDCESKPPDDRLKDKLSDDELFVGGGLQPGSAPLRRSAGKNGSSGNLSSGSGGDQELGLDLSKKSPSDSTATEEVSPNSLAQGSPQSACASTANSASFEDSAPNPPGLDGVEPMDVSGGAEEKNPTPPDAGQPRKSSRQVARKKEWPKKEGGGAKGEERAVPNGVIVGPKPGEGHCGSSGGGSGSSFASDHSFQCKEEEEEEANGQEHSEESGQSDGEGGAGGGAGGGAGGGHSSANYVYRQEGFEPAFGDNLYVCIPCGKGFPSSEQLNAHVETHTEEELYIKEEGTYVKEEEEEEAEDLSASTPAFGAGSEPRPFKCTVCSKSYKDPATLRQHEKSHWLTRPFPCNICGKMFTQRGTMTRHMRSHLGLKPFACEECGMRFTRQYRLTEHMRVHSGEKPYECQLCGGKFTQQRNLISHLRMHTSPS